The proteins below come from a single Priestia megaterium NBRC 15308 = ATCC 14581 genomic window:
- a CDS encoding helix-turn-helix domain-containing protein — translation MVKLWWKNPKRSKFGKFLDREGITQNEFASESKISKRTISTLCNDSTYEPSPKTLKKIMLGVKKIDKSKQPHDFFDI, via the coding sequence GTGGTAAAGTTGTGGTGGAAAAATCCAAAGAGGAGCAAATTTGGAAAATTTCTAGATCGGGAAGGTATCACACAAAATGAATTTGCTAGCGAGAGTAAAATATCTAAACGAACAATTTCTACTTTGTGTAATGACTCTACATACGAACCTAGCCCTAAAACACTAAAGAAAATTATGTTAGGTGTAAAGAAAATAGATAAAAGTAAACAGCCTCATGATTTTTTTGATATATAA